One window of the Microvirga mediterraneensis genome contains the following:
- the addB gene encoding double-strand break repair protein AddB gives MTRNNGNRFSDPVMHDSRTSPRVFSIPPGCAFLPALVDALFDGHLVGPLPDDPAALSDITIYVPNRRATRALIALLAERGAGRAQLLPRIVPLGETDEAEFELTGLEGTPLQEAASLKPPIPPLERRLILTRLVQRWSAEVDRALLQLGPEVPFMVPASPADAVNLAGDLETLMDAFTTEGIDWHALELAVDSDYSTYFEITRHFVQIASENWPRILAERQASDPAQRRNALLDAEARRLTRERPGHPIIVAGSTGSVPATANLMGVIARLPRGAVVLPGLDTALDEESWSTIGGFGDDETDPVHGHPQASLRRLLDRHLRIPRSAVTILGAVPEAAQARNHLLSEILRPADTTDRWSLIAPEDRVALSARGCEGLSIIEAADEREEALSIAIALRETMAHPHKTAALVTPDRALATRVTAELARWGLSVEDSAGVPLSDTPAGRLARIAAEAAADDLRPVRLLALLAPPMVRLGLPRETVEHAASVLEIGVLRGPAPALGIEGMRAALASRRAGNDHRTPRPRKRLTETDWDLADALLQRLGVAFETFTPSVHGESRLDLMSLVEHHRRAVELLWTGPDDEPAEQDDDSSKEALAALFDDLEHSDIRAEEGHPLVGRFVDYPTFFTALAKQRSLSPSPRATHRRLKILGLLEARLLSVDRVVLGGLDEGSWPPRTVTDAFLNRPMRTRVGLMPPERRIGQTAHDFVQALGTHDVVITRAHKRDGSPMVPSRFLQRLKAFTGKDVWERMTKAGEYYRRLARTLDTPEPAPPLPRPRPKPDPALFPRSLSVTEIETLVRDPYSIFARHILKLDALDAIAVTPSAAERGTIIHDVLGTFAEQHPKALPAHAQEILLALGADAFADIAEAYPELYAEWWPRFTRLATEFVVWEQARRPDLVEVHAERSGRLSIPLPDGTIFNLRARADRIEHRRDGRFAIIDFKTGQPPGVREVYAGFSPQLTLEAMMLMKGAFKGLPMAKDTPDLIYIHTTGGREPIKPREIKPGRDEERSVPEIVEEHRRRFEGMIVRYAKGEAAYVSRPFPKYARKFSEYDHLARVKEWSLASAGGGEGSE, from the coding sequence ATGACCCGGAACAATGGGAACCGGTTTTCCGACCCGGTCATGCATGACTCACGGACTTCGCCGCGCGTCTTCTCGATTCCTCCGGGTTGCGCCTTCCTGCCGGCCCTCGTGGACGCGCTGTTCGACGGCCATCTCGTCGGCCCCCTGCCGGATGATCCGGCGGCCCTGTCCGACATCACGATCTATGTTCCCAACCGGCGCGCCACCCGGGCGCTGATCGCGCTGCTCGCCGAGCGCGGCGCAGGCCGGGCGCAGCTTCTGCCCCGGATCGTCCCCTTGGGCGAAACCGACGAAGCCGAGTTCGAGCTGACGGGCCTCGAAGGCACGCCGCTCCAGGAAGCCGCGAGCCTCAAGCCCCCGATCCCGCCCCTGGAGCGCCGCCTCATCCTCACGCGGCTCGTGCAGCGCTGGTCGGCGGAGGTGGACCGCGCGCTGCTGCAGCTCGGCCCCGAAGTGCCCTTCATGGTGCCGGCCTCGCCGGCCGACGCGGTGAACCTCGCGGGCGATCTCGAAACCCTGATGGACGCCTTCACGACGGAAGGCATCGACTGGCATGCCCTGGAACTGGCGGTGGATTCCGACTACTCGACCTATTTCGAGATCACGCGCCATTTCGTGCAGATCGCGAGCGAGAACTGGCCCAGGATCCTGGCCGAGCGCCAGGCGAGCGATCCGGCGCAGCGGCGCAACGCGCTGCTCGACGCGGAGGCGCGGCGCCTCACCCGCGAGCGGCCCGGCCATCCGATCATCGTCGCGGGCTCGACCGGCTCGGTACCGGCGACCGCGAACCTCATGGGCGTCATCGCGCGCCTGCCCAGGGGCGCCGTCGTGCTGCCGGGGCTCGACACGGCTCTCGACGAGGAGAGCTGGTCCACCATCGGGGGCTTCGGCGACGACGAGACCGATCCCGTGCACGGGCACCCGCAGGCGTCGCTCCGCCGCCTCCTGGACAGGCATCTGCGCATCCCCCGCTCCGCCGTCACAATTCTCGGCGCGGTGCCCGAAGCCGCGCAGGCCCGCAACCACCTGCTCTCCGAGATCCTGCGGCCCGCCGACACCACGGACCGCTGGTCGCTGATCGCCCCCGAGGATCGCGTGGCCTTGAGCGCGCGCGGCTGCGAGGGGCTTTCCATCATCGAGGCGGCGGACGAGCGCGAAGAGGCGCTTTCCATCGCCATCGCGCTGCGCGAAACCATGGCGCATCCGCACAAGACCGCGGCCCTCGTCACGCCGGATCGCGCGCTCGCCACCCGCGTGACGGCGGAGCTCGCCCGCTGGGGCCTGAGCGTCGAGGATTCCGCCGGCGTTCCGCTCTCCGATACGCCCGCCGGACGTCTCGCGCGCATCGCCGCGGAAGCAGCGGCCGACGATCTGCGGCCCGTGCGCCTGCTGGCGCTGCTCGCCCCCCCGATGGTGCGCCTCGGCCTGCCGCGTGAGACGGTCGAGCATGCGGCGAGCGTGCTCGAAATCGGCGTGCTGCGCGGGCCCGCTCCCGCGCTCGGCATCGAAGGCATGCGCGCCGCGCTCGCCAGCCGCCGCGCCGGGAACGATCATCGCACACCGCGCCCGCGCAAGCGCCTGACGGAAACCGATTGGGACCTCGCCGACGCCCTGCTCCAGCGCCTCGGCGTCGCCTTCGAGACCTTCACGCCGTCCGTGCACGGCGAGAGCCGGCTCGACCTCATGTCTCTCGTGGAGCATCACCGCCGCGCCGTCGAGCTGCTCTGGACCGGCCCCGACGACGAACCGGCGGAGCAAGACGACGATTCCTCGAAGGAAGCGCTCGCGGCTTTGTTCGACGATCTCGAACATTCCGACATCCGCGCGGAGGAAGGCCATCCCCTCGTGGGCCGTTTCGTCGACTATCCGACCTTTTTTACGGCGCTTGCCAAGCAGCGCTCCTTGAGCCCTTCGCCCCGCGCCACGCACCGGCGCCTGAAGATCCTCGGCCTTCTCGAAGCGCGGCTTCTCTCCGTCGACCGCGTGGTGCTCGGCGGATTGGACGAGGGCTCCTGGCCGCCGCGCACGGTGACGGACGCCTTCCTCAACCGGCCCATGCGCACGCGCGTCGGCCTGATGCCGCCGGAACGGCGCATCGGCCAGACGGCGCACGATTTCGTGCAGGCGCTCGGCACGCACGACGTGGTGATCACCCGCGCGCACAAGCGCGACGGCTCGCCCATGGTGCCCTCGCGCTTCCTCCAGCGCCTGAAGGCCTTCACCGGCAAGGACGTATGGGAGCGCATGACGAAGGCGGGCGAATATTACCGCCGGCTCGCGCGCACGCTCGACACGCCGGAGCCCGCGCCGCCGCTGCCGCGACCGCGGCCGAAGCCCGATCCGGCCCTGTTCCCGCGCTCCCTGAGCGTCACGGAAATCGAGACGCTGGTGCGCGATCCCTATTCGATCTTCGCGCGCCACATCCTCAAGCTCGATGCGCTCGATGCGATCGCCGTGACGCCGAGCGCGGCCGAGCGTGGCACGATCATCCACGACGTGCTGGGCACCTTCGCCGAGCAACACCCGAAGGCCCTGCCGGCCCATGCGCAGGAGATCCTGCTGGCGCTCGGCGCCGACGCCTTCGCGGACATTGCCGAGGCCTATCCCGAGCTCTATGCGGAATGGTGGCCGCGCTTCACCAGGCTCGCCACCGAATTCGTCGTGTGGGAGCAGGCCCGCCGCCCCGACCTCGTCGAGGTCCATGCGGAGCGCTCCGGCCGCCTGTCGATCCCGCTGCCGGACGGCACGATCTTCAATTTGCGTGCCCGCGCCGATCGCATCGAGCATCGCCGCGACGGCCGCTTCGCCATCATCGATTTCAAGACGGGCCAGCCTCCCGGCGTGCGCGAGGTCTATGCCGGCTTCTCGCCGCAGCTGACTCTCGAAGCCATGATGCTGATGAAGGGCGCCTTCAAGGGGCTGCCGATGGCGAAGGACACGCCCGATCTGATCTACATCCACACCACCGGCGGGCGCGAGCCGATCAAGCCGCGCGAGATAAAGCCCGGACGCGACGAGGAACGCTCCGTGCCGGAGATCGTCGAGGAGCACCGCCGCCGGTTCGAGGGCATGATCGTGCGCTACGCCAAGGGCGAAGCGGCTTACGTCTCGCGGCCCTTCCCGAAATATGCGCGCAAATTCTCCGAATACGACCATCTGGCGCGCGTGAAGGAATGGTCGCTGGCAAGCGCGGGCGGCGGTGAGGGATCCGAATGA
- a CDS encoding nucleotidyltransferase family protein, translating to MSQTSPRAPRKAIVLAAGLGKRMLPITATMPKPLVKVAGQSLVDFALDRLHEAGIDTVVVNVHHFADMLEAHLRTRERPRIVISDERGELLETGGGVKKALPLLGSEPFITFNSDSLWIEGEEPNLKRLVAAWDPERMDILMLVAPLSTSIGFEGRGDFHMDDSGRLRRRGTDASAPFAYAGVAIVKPELVHGTPDGAFSANAFYDRAIAKERLYGLPMEGQWLHVGEPQAITEAERCLAAGKR from the coding sequence TTGTCCCAGACCTCACCGCGCGCGCCGCGCAAAGCCATCGTCCTCGCCGCAGGCTTAGGCAAGCGCATGCTGCCGATCACGGCCACCATGCCGAAGCCCCTCGTGAAGGTGGCGGGACAAAGCCTCGTCGACTTCGCCCTCGACCGGCTGCACGAGGCGGGCATCGACACGGTGGTGGTGAACGTGCACCACTTCGCCGACATGCTCGAAGCGCATTTGCGCACGCGTGAACGCCCGCGCATCGTCATATCGGACGAGCGCGGCGAACTCCTTGAAACCGGCGGCGGCGTGAAGAAGGCGCTCCCGCTTCTCGGCAGCGAACCCTTCATCACGTTCAACTCCGATTCGCTCTGGATCGAAGGAGAAGAGCCGAATCTGAAGCGTCTCGTGGCGGCCTGGGACCCGGAGCGCATGGACATCCTGATGCTCGTGGCGCCGTTATCCACAAGCATCGGCTTCGAAGGCCGGGGCGATTTCCACATGGACGACAGCGGCCGCCTCCGCCGCCGTGGAACGGACGCGAGCGCCCCTTTCGCCTACGCGGGCGTCGCCATCGTGAAGCCGGAACTCGTTCATGGAACGCCCGACGGAGCGTTCTCGGCCAACGCCTTCTACGACCGCGCCATCGCGAAGGAGCGCCTCTACGGGTTGCCCATGGAGGGGCAATGGCTGCATGTTGGGGAGCCTCAGGCGATTACCGAGGCCGAACGATGCCTCGCCGCCGGCAAGCGATGA
- the tsaE gene encoding tRNA (adenosine(37)-N6)-threonylcarbamoyltransferase complex ATPase subunit type 1 TsaE: MVNGLALMPEQDLLQAAWIVTLPDHQSTERFARILAEELKPGDLVTLSGGLGAGKTTLARALVRTLAGDPELEVPSPTFTLMQVYDGQKSPIVHADFYRLSGGYELAELGWDEMTENAVSLVEWPERADGALNPEHLDIRLDFAPGSQGRGRLAMLTGTGAFASRLQRMKAYRTLVERCGWGDAKRQPMPSDASVIRSYERLVKPDGSTALLMISPPRPVGPAVRRGKPYTTIAKLAETVHAFVAMDKGLRALGFSAPYIYGEDLDAGLLLIEDLGSEPFTDARGPVPERYAEATRVLAQLHGQTLPQVLPVADGIDHAIPPYDLEALLIEVELLLDWYVPHIIGTQLSGSARAEFVNLWTETLGEVLAAPATWTLRDYHSPNLIWLPRREGLQRVGMIDFQDAVLGSPAYDVASLLQDARVTVPPELELKLIGLYARDRKAHDPAFDVSAFARAYAIMAGQRATKILGIFARLDRRDGKPHYLKHLPRIEAYLIRNLAHPALGKLKVWYENYLPRLIPQADELPPES, encoded by the coding sequence ATGGTGAATGGACTGGCCCTCATGCCCGAGCAGGACCTTTTGCAAGCCGCATGGATCGTGACGCTTCCCGACCACCAGTCGACGGAGCGCTTCGCGAGGATCCTGGCCGAAGAACTGAAGCCCGGCGATCTCGTCACCCTGTCGGGCGGCCTCGGCGCCGGCAAGACGACGCTCGCCCGCGCTCTGGTACGGACCCTCGCGGGCGATCCGGAACTCGAGGTTCCGAGCCCCACCTTCACCCTGATGCAGGTCTATGACGGGCAGAAGTCCCCCATCGTCCATGCGGATTTCTACCGCCTCTCCGGCGGCTACGAACTCGCGGAGCTGGGCTGGGACGAGATGACGGAGAACGCCGTCTCGCTCGTCGAGTGGCCGGAACGGGCCGACGGCGCGCTCAACCCCGAGCATCTCGACATCCGCCTCGATTTCGCGCCCGGCAGCCAGGGCCGCGGCCGCCTCGCCATGCTCACCGGAACCGGCGCCTTCGCGTCCCGGCTCCAGCGCATGAAGGCCTATCGCACCCTCGTCGAGCGCTGCGGCTGGGGCGATGCGAAGCGCCAGCCCATGCCGAGCGACGCTTCCGTGATCCGCTCCTACGAGCGCCTGGTGAAGCCCGACGGCTCGACCGCGCTCCTGATGATCTCGCCCCCGCGTCCGGTCGGACCCGCCGTGCGGCGCGGCAAACCCTACACGACCATCGCGAAGCTCGCCGAGACGGTGCATGCCTTCGTGGCCATGGACAAGGGCCTGCGCGCCCTCGGCTTCAGCGCGCCCTATATCTACGGCGAGGACCTCGATGCGGGTCTTCTTCTCATCGAGGATCTCGGCTCCGAGCCCTTCACCGACGCCAGGGGGCCGGTCCCGGAGCGCTACGCGGAGGCGACCAGGGTTCTGGCGCAGCTCCACGGCCAGACCCTGCCGCAGGTGCTCCCCGTGGCGGACGGCATCGACCACGCGATTCCGCCCTACGACCTCGAAGCGCTCCTCATCGAGGTGGAGCTTCTGCTCGACTGGTACGTGCCCCACATCATCGGCACGCAGCTCTCCGGGTCCGCGCGGGCGGAGTTCGTCAATCTCTGGACCGAGACCCTGGGCGAGGTCCTAGCCGCCCCGGCCACCTGGACCCTGCGCGACTACCACTCGCCCAACCTGATCTGGCTCCCCCGTCGCGAGGGCCTGCAGCGGGTCGGTATGATCGACTTCCAGGACGCGGTGCTCGGCTCGCCCGCCTACGATGTCGCGTCGCTCCTCCAGGATGCACGCGTGACCGTGCCGCCCGAGCTCGAACTGAAGCTCATCGGCCTCTATGCCCGCGACCGGAAGGCCCACGATCCTGCTTTCGACGTGTCGGCCTTCGCCCGCGCCTATGCGATCATGGCGGGCCAGCGCGCCACCAAGATCCTCGGCATCTTCGCGCGCCTCGACCGGCGCGACGGCAAGCCCCACTACCTCAAGCATCTGCCGCGGATCGAAGCCTATCTCATCCGCAACCTCGCCCATCCGGCCCTGGGCAAGCTCAAGGTCTGGTATGAAAACTATCTGCCGAGGCTGATCCCGCAGGCGGATGAACTCCCTCCCGAATCCTGA